In Ignavibacteria bacterium, a genomic segment contains:
- a CDS encoding slipin family protein, whose amino-acid sequence MDTTDILNMASSRQTKKYAEPVTGHVSLGSSLRFILFLIPSVILAIILFLILRLPPEISVPVMILGVILIIIVVSGVRVAAEWERGVVLRLGKFQGLKGPGMMYILPFLEYVRFIDVRVLAINIPSQKVITRDNVPAQIDGALFFRVEDAEKAVIRIQDFQFAISQFAQASLRDVVGGLTLDELLTEREQIQEQIGKVVEERIKEWGIHLDSVRLLDVEMPEDLKRMMSRQASAEREKRANITKAEGDKLAAANLAEAARIMLESPGAIQLRTLQTVDGLGPTPSNTVILFPAELGDALRGFVDHIVKK is encoded by the coding sequence ATGGATACAACCGATATTCTCAACATGGCTTCATCACGCCAGACGAAAAAGTACGCCGAACCTGTAACGGGCCACGTCTCTTTGGGCTCATCTCTCAGGTTTATACTGTTTTTAATTCCATCTGTAATTCTGGCCATAATATTATTTCTTATTCTCAGACTGCCTCCCGAAATATCAGTCCCTGTAATGATTTTGGGCGTAATACTAATAATAATAGTTGTCTCGGGCGTCAGGGTTGCCGCCGAATGGGAGCGCGGCGTGGTCCTCAGGCTGGGTAAGTTCCAGGGCTTAAAAGGCCCCGGCATGATGTATATTCTTCCCTTTCTTGAATACGTGAGGTTTATTGACGTACGCGTGCTTGCCATAAATATTCCAAGCCAGAAGGTTATTACGCGCGACAACGTTCCGGCACAGATCGACGGCGCACTCTTCTTCCGTGTGGAGGATGCGGAGAAAGCCGTTATCAGAATACAGGACTTCCAGTTTGCCATCTCCCAGTTTGCACAGGCCTCCCTCCGCGACGTTGTTGGCGGGCTTACCTTAGATGAGCTCCTAACAGAAAGAGAGCAGATTCAGGAGCAGATAGGTAAAGTAGTGGAAGAAAGAATTAAGGAATGGGGCATCCACCTCGATTCAGTAAGGCTTCTTGACGTTGAAATGCCGGAGGACTTAAAGCGCATGATGTCGCGCCAGGCCTCGGCTGAAAGGGAAAAAAGAGCAAACATTACAAAAGCCGAAGGCGACAAGCTGGCAGCGGCCAACCTGGCCGAAGCCGCACGCATTATGCTCGAAAGCCCGGGCGCAATTCAGCTTAGAACACTCCAGACGGTGGACGGCCTGGGGCCCACGCCGTCAAACACAGTCATCCTCTTCCCTGCTGAACTGGGCGATGCGTTAAGAGGATTTGTGGACCATATAGTAAAAAAGTAG
- a CDS encoding heterodisulfide reductase subunit F, with translation MNNIYKPYLAKIDEVRQETPDTKTFRLSFTDPEEAEKFSFKAGQFGEYSSFGDGESTFCIASSPTRKGYIECSFKVVGKVTNALKNKDVGDVIGFRGPYGNSFPIEDMRGKNLIFVGGGIGLAPLRSLIWNCLDLRQEFGRITILYGARSVSDLCYKDELKEWEERSDVDFVKTVDPGGETSDWDGKIGFVPTVLKELAPEPENTVAITCGPPIMIKFVLANLSELGFKPEQVVTTLENRMKCGLGKCGRCNVGKTYVCIDGPVFTARELEALPVDF, from the coding sequence ATGAACAACATTTATAAACCTTACCTGGCAAAAATAGATGAAGTAAGGCAGGAGACTCCCGACACAAAAACCTTCAGGCTTTCTTTTACCGATCCTGAAGAGGCTGAAAAATTTTCCTTTAAGGCCGGACAGTTCGGCGAATACTCCTCTTTCGGTGACGGCGAATCAACTTTCTGCATTGCTTCCTCGCCGACAAGAAAAGGCTACATTGAATGCAGCTTTAAGGTGGTGGGTAAAGTTACAAACGCCCTTAAAAATAAGGACGTGGGGGACGTAATTGGCTTCCGCGGCCCTTACGGGAACAGTTTTCCGATTGAAGACATGAGAGGAAAAAACCTCATTTTTGTAGGCGGCGGAATAGGCCTTGCACCTTTGCGCTCACTTATATGGAACTGCCTGGACTTAAGGCAGGAGTTCGGCAGGATCACAATCCTTTACGGCGCAAGAAGCGTTTCCGACCTCTGCTATAAAGATGAGCTTAAGGAATGGGAAGAAAGAAGTGACGTCGACTTTGTAAAAACCGTGGACCCCGGAGGAGAAACAAGTGACTGGGACGGGAAAATAGGATTTGTCCCCACGGTATTAAAAGAGCTTGCCCCGGAGCCTGAAAACACGGTTGCAATTACCTGCGGACCCCCAATAATGATAAAATTTGTGCTGGCTAACCTGTCTGAACTCGGCTTTAAGCCCGAACAGGTTGTAACCACGCTCGAAAACCGCATGAAGTGCGGCCTTGGAAAATGCGGGCGCTGCAACGTCGGGAAAACTTACGTCTGCATAGACGGTCCCGTCTTTACGGCACGCGAGCTGGAAGCTCTGCCAGTGGACTTCTAA
- a CDS encoding 4Fe-4S binding protein, protein MKIYKLKTGYTEFLGALLQKGKNVIAPRFAGRTLLFGKIDKAEEAVLPEKYINTVRSAKEFMFPVTEAVVEFSFRNKDVKIHDAHPEEDEKLIVGLRPCDAAAFTITDDIFNYEYKDEFYLTRRRNAALITFACESIDEACFCTSVGLKPDSIQGSDILFKKNSAGTYIAYVNSEKGQKVIDSVKELFEEVIEVVEDIPLYRDLENKMRSPLDTVKIKEWLDKNFESPLWDEYSSRCLGCGSCAYLCPTCHCFDIVDETKYSQGLRRKNWDACQFPLFTLHASGHNPREVQSKRYRQRVMHKFKYYSDRFNKTLCTGCGRCVRSCPVNLDIYQVVSELTKEETA, encoded by the coding sequence ATGAAAATTTATAAGCTTAAAACCGGCTACACGGAGTTTCTTGGTGCTCTTCTGCAAAAAGGGAAAAACGTTATTGCTCCCAGGTTTGCGGGCAGGACACTCCTCTTCGGTAAAATAGATAAGGCTGAAGAAGCCGTACTTCCGGAGAAATATATCAATACCGTGCGTTCGGCAAAGGAATTTATGTTCCCCGTTACCGAGGCTGTGGTGGAGTTTTCTTTCAGGAATAAAGACGTGAAGATCCATGACGCACATCCCGAAGAAGATGAAAAGCTGATCGTGGGCCTCCGCCCCTGCGACGCTGCGGCATTTACAATCACTGACGACATTTTTAACTATGAATATAAAGACGAGTTTTATTTAACCAGGCGCCGGAATGCAGCTTTAATAACATTCGCCTGCGAGTCAATCGATGAGGCATGCTTCTGTACCTCCGTGGGCTTAAAACCGGACAGCATCCAGGGAAGCGATATCCTGTTCAAAAAAAATAGCGCCGGAACCTATATAGCATATGTAAATTCTGAAAAAGGGCAAAAGGTAATTGACTCTGTAAAAGAGCTTTTTGAAGAAGTAATTGAAGTAGTGGAAGACATTCCTCTTTACAGGGACCTGGAAAATAAAATGAGAAGCCCGCTGGACACGGTAAAAATAAAGGAGTGGCTGGACAAGAATTTTGAAAGCCCGCTTTGGGACGAGTACTCTTCGCGCTGCCTCGGATGCGGCAGCTGCGCATACCTCTGCCCTACCTGCCACTGCTTTGACATAGTGGATGAGACAAAGTACTCCCAGGGCCTCAGGCGCAAGAACTGGGACGCGTGCCAGTTCCCGCTCTTTACGCTTCACGCCTCGGGCCATAACCCGCGCGAGGTGCAGTCAAAAAGATACCGCCAGAGAGTAATGCACAAGTTTAAGTACTACAGCGACCGTTTTAATAAAACGCTTTGCACCGGGTGCGGCAGATGCGTAAGAAGCTGCCCGGTGAATCTGGATATCTACCAGGTTGTTTCTGAACTTACAAAAGAAGAAACCGCTTGA
- a CDS encoding Fe-S oxidoreductase, translating into MSNDIKQSSEAKKLARELLEQGKVSAVIGYAEGTLKGRVQTLIARNPLDAEKFIFNEYCVNNLAVYLTKSYRLLKSDKPVAVFLKPCDIRTVTALIQEHQIKREDIFIIGMSCQGVRNGNGLSGKCRACRMHNPQYSDAVIGEAIEEKEPEVTDPFARVKEIENMSTQERWQFWTKEFDKCIRCYACRQACPLCYCEQCIVDKTQPRWIESSAHPVGNMAWHLIRAFHLAGRCIGCGECDRVCHQNIPLSLLNMKMSKEIFDLYGYRSGVDPEAKPPLTEFKMEDNEEFIR; encoded by the coding sequence ATGTCAAATGATATAAAACAATCATCTGAAGCAAAGAAGCTTGCACGTGAGCTTTTAGAACAGGGAAAGGTCTCCGCTGTAATAGGCTATGCCGAAGGGACATTAAAAGGCAGGGTTCAGACCCTGATTGCCCGCAATCCTTTGGATGCCGAAAAGTTTATCTTTAATGAATACTGCGTAAACAACCTGGCCGTGTATCTGACAAAGTCCTACAGGCTCCTTAAGTCTGACAAACCGGTTGCAGTGTTCTTAAAGCCGTGTGACATCAGGACCGTTACGGCGCTCATTCAGGAGCACCAGATAAAACGTGAAGACATTTTTATTATTGGCATGAGCTGCCAGGGTGTCCGGAACGGAAACGGCCTTTCAGGAAAATGCCGCGCCTGCAGGATGCATAACCCGCAGTATAGTGACGCTGTAATTGGCGAAGCCATAGAAGAAAAAGAGCCCGAAGTTACAGATCCTTTTGCAAGGGTAAAAGAAATTGAAAACATGAGTACCCAGGAGCGCTGGCAGTTCTGGACGAAGGAATTTGACAAATGCATCCGCTGCTACGCCTGCCGCCAGGCGTGCCCGCTGTGCTATTGCGAGCAGTGCATTGTGGATAAGACGCAGCCGCGCTGGATTGAATCGAGTGCCCACCCTGTAGGCAACATGGCATGGCACCTTATAAGAGCGTTCCACCTTGCCGGGCGATGCATCGGCTGCGGCGAGTGCGACAGGGTCTGCCATCAGAATATACCTTTAAGCCTGCTTAATATGAAAATGAGTAAAGAGATTTTTGACCTTTACGGCTACCGCTCAGGCGTGGACCCGGAAGCAAAGCCGCCTCTTACTGAATTTAAGATGGAAGACAACGAGGAATTTATAAGATGA
- a CDS encoding hydrogenase iron-sulfur subunit: protein MNENFEPKIAAFVCTWCTYTGADLAGTSRLKYEPNVRVLRLPCTGRIDFSLVIKAFENGADGVLISGCHPNDCHYNAGNFHARRRFAVFRKLLEFVGIDPNRVQFSWVSAAEGAKWRDVVNEVTDEIRSLGPFTEYQKLIAGSFPFQNEMSEPEVISEKEQVENVK from the coding sequence ATGAACGAAAATTTTGAACCTAAAATAGCGGCTTTTGTTTGCACATGGTGCACTTACACGGGAGCCGACCTGGCCGGCACGAGCCGCCTTAAATATGAACCCAACGTCAGGGTCTTAAGACTGCCGTGTACAGGAAGGATAGACTTTTCGCTCGTAATTAAGGCTTTTGAAAACGGTGCCGACGGAGTCCTTATTAGCGGCTGCCACCCGAACGACTGCCATTACAATGCAGGCAACTTTCACGCACGCAGGCGCTTTGCAGTCTTCCGCAAGCTCCTGGAATTTGTGGGCATCGACCCCAACAGGGTTCAGTTCAGCTGGGTCTCTGCAGCCGAAGGCGCCAAGTGGCGCGACGTTGTAAATGAGGTTACAGATGAGATCCGAAGCCTCGGGCCCTTTACTGAATATCAAAAGCTCATAGCAGGCTCATTCCCCTTTCAAAACGAAATGTCTGAACCGGAAGTGATATCTGAAAAGGAACAGGTGGAAAATGTCAAATGA
- a CDS encoding CoB--CoM heterodisulfide reductase iron-sulfur subunit A family protein, producing MARIGVFVCHCGENIGRTVDCPAVSKKAALLRDVVYSVDYKYMCSDPGQNMIKDAIREHKLSGVVVASCSPLMHEKTFRRAVTEAGMNPFLCEIANIREHCSWVHEDKPIATEKALDLIRVMVEKVKRNLPLEPIRIPVTKKALVIGGGIAGIQAALDIADGGKEVILVEKSPSIGGHMAQLSETFPTLDCSQCILTPKMVSANTHKNIKLYTYSEIEKVSGYIGNFNVTIRKKARYIDESVCTGCGICQEKCPQKKIPSEFNEGLGLRKAIYVPFPQAVPNKPVIDREHCTKFINGKCGLCEKLCGPKAVRFDQTDSFINEEIGAIVVATGYDLYTIDKKTDNILKGYGEYGYGKYPDVVSGLQFERLVSASGPTYGELKRPSDGKTPETIVFIQCVGSRDAAKGVSYCSKICCMYTAKHTMLYKHKVHNGKAFVFYMDIRAGGKNYDEFVRRAIEEDGAVYLRGRVSKISQEDGKLIVKGADTLSGAQVEIKADMVVLATAIAAQPDIVPLAQKLGVGYDQYHFLSEAHPKLRPVETNSAGIFLAGACQAPKDIPEAVAQASAAASKVLGLFSSLELEREPYVARVNENTCAGCEFCITACPYNAIERKEIKNRKGEVIKIVSHVNEGKCQGCGTCVSICRSKSIDLMGFTDEQVYSQINALFV from the coding sequence ATGGCCCGCATAGGTGTTTTTGTTTGCCACTGCGGCGAAAATATAGGCCGGACTGTTGACTGCCCGGCTGTTTCGAAGAAGGCCGCGCTCCTGAGGGATGTAGTCTATTCGGTGGATTATAAGTACATGTGTTCCGATCCGGGGCAGAATATGATTAAAGATGCCATCAGGGAACACAAGCTCTCGGGCGTCGTTGTTGCCAGCTGCAGCCCCCTTATGCACGAAAAAACCTTCAGGCGTGCCGTAACTGAAGCCGGAATGAACCCTTTCCTCTGCGAAATTGCAAACATCAGGGAACACTGCTCCTGGGTGCACGAGGATAAGCCTATAGCAACTGAAAAGGCGCTTGACCTTATACGCGTAATGGTCGAAAAGGTAAAACGCAACCTGCCCCTTGAACCGATAAGAATTCCTGTGACAAAAAAAGCGCTAGTTATCGGCGGCGGAATTGCAGGCATTCAGGCAGCACTCGATATTGCAGATGGCGGTAAGGAAGTAATCCTGGTTGAAAAATCCCCTTCCATCGGGGGCCACATGGCGCAGCTTTCAGAGACCTTCCCGACACTCGACTGCTCGCAGTGCATCCTTACTCCCAAAATGGTAAGCGCAAATACGCATAAAAATATAAAGCTTTATACTTATTCCGAAATCGAGAAGGTTTCGGGCTACATAGGCAACTTCAACGTAACCATCCGTAAAAAAGCGCGCTACATCGATGAAAGCGTGTGCACCGGATGCGGCATCTGCCAGGAAAAGTGCCCGCAGAAAAAAATTCCCAGCGAATTTAACGAGGGGCTCGGCTTGCGTAAGGCCATATACGTCCCTTTCCCGCAGGCTGTTCCGAACAAACCTGTTATAGACCGCGAACACTGCACGAAATTCATAAACGGAAAGTGCGGCCTCTGCGAAAAACTCTGCGGACCCAAAGCCGTCAGGTTCGACCAGACCGATTCATTTATAAATGAGGAAATTGGCGCAATTGTAGTTGCTACGGGTTACGACCTTTACACAATTGACAAAAAGACAGATAATATCTTAAAAGGCTACGGCGAATACGGATACGGCAAGTACCCGGACGTGGTTTCGGGACTCCAGTTCGAACGCCTTGTAAGCGCCTCGGGCCCGACCTACGGCGAGCTCAAACGCCCTTCGGACGGGAAGACCCCTGAGACAATAGTCTTTATACAGTGCGTGGGTTCAAGGGACGCGGCCAAGGGGGTCAGCTACTGCTCAAAGATCTGCTGCATGTATACGGCCAAGCACACTATGCTCTATAAGCACAAAGTCCATAACGGAAAGGCTTTTGTCTTCTATATGGATATCCGGGCCGGGGGCAAGAACTACGACGAATTTGTACGCCGCGCAATTGAGGAAGACGGAGCGGTTTATTTAAGAGGCCGTGTATCTAAAATTTCACAGGAAGACGGCAAGCTGATCGTTAAAGGCGCCGACACCTTAAGCGGCGCACAGGTGGAAATTAAGGCCGATATGGTCGTCCTTGCTACTGCCATTGCTGCACAGCCGGACATTGTGCCCCTGGCACAGAAGCTCGGCGTGGGATACGACCAGTACCATTTCCTCTCTGAGGCACACCCGAAACTCCGCCCCGTTGAAACCAACAGCGCGGGAATATTTCTTGCCGGGGCCTGCCAGGCACCTAAAGATATTCCGGAAGCCGTGGCACAGGCTTCAGCCGCAGCTTCAAAAGTGCTGGGGCTTTTCAGCTCACTTGAACTGGAACGCGAGCCCTATGTGGCAAGGGTAAATGAAAATACATGCGCAGGCTGCGAGTTTTGTATTACCGCCTGCCCGTATAACGCAATTGAAAGAAAAGAAATTAAAAACCGCAAAGGTGAAGTAATTAAAATTGTCTCACACGTAAATGAGGGCAAATGCCAGGGATGCGGCACGTGTGTATCTATCTGCCGCTCAAAGTCAATCGACCTCATGGGCTTTACCGACGAGCAGGTGTATTCACAGATAAACGCTCTGTTTGTTTAA